A segment of the Thauera sedimentorum genome:
ACGCACCATGCACCCTTTGGGCGCATGGTAATATCCGCTTTTAAAACAACCCTTCCGAGCCTGTCGAATGTTCTCCTCGCAAGACACCCTCGCCAAGGTCGATCCGGAGCTGTGGGCCGCCGTGCAGGCGGAAAACCGCCGCCAGGAAGACCACATCGAACTGATCGCGTCCGAAAACTACGTCTCCTGCGCGGTGATGGAAGCCCAGGGCTCCCAGCTCACCAACAAGTACGCGGAAGGCTATCCCGGCAAGCGTTACTACGGCGGCTGCGAGCATGTCGACGTGGTCGAGCAGCTGGCCATCGACCGCCTGAAGGCGCTGTTCGGCGCGGAAGCCGCCAACGTGCAGCCGAATTCCGGCTCGCAGGCCAACCAGGCCGTGCTGATGGCCTTCGCCAAGCCGGGCGACACCATCATGGGCATGAGCCTCGCCGAAGGCGGCCACCTCACCCATGGCATGCCGCTCAACATGTCCGGCAAGTGGTTCAACGTGGTGGCCTACGGCCTCGACGAGAAGGAAGAGATCGACTACGAGGCGATGGAAGCGCTCGCCCGCGAGCACAAGCCCAAGATCATCATCGCCGGCGCCTCCGCCTACTCGCTGCGCATCGACTTCGAGCGCTTCGCCAAGGTGGCCAAGGAAGTCGGCGCCATCTTCTGGGTGGACATGGCCCACTACGCCGGCCTGATCGCCGCGGGCTACTACCCCAACCCGGTGCCGCACGCCGACGTGGTCACGTCGACCACCCACAAGACCCTGCGCGGCCCGCGCGGCGGCATCATCCTGATGCGCGCCGAGCACGGGAAGGCGATCAACTCCGCCATCTTCCCCGGCCTGCAGGGCGGCCCGCTGGAGCACGTGATCGCCGCCAAGGCGGTGGCCTTCAAGGAAGCCGCCACCCCCGGTTTCCGCAACTACCAGGAACAGGTGATCGCCAACGCCCGCGTGATGGCGCGCGTGCTCGGCGAGGAGCGCGGCCTGCGCATCATCTCCGGCCGCACCGAGAGCCACGTCTTCCTGGTCGACCTGCGCTCCAAGAACATCACCGGCAAGGCTGCCGAAGCGCTGCTGGGCAGCGCCCACATCACGGTGAACAAGAACTCCATCCCCAAGGATCCGGAGAAGCCCTTCGTCACCTCCGGCATCCGCATCGGCTCGCCGGCGATGACCACCCGCGGCTTCACCGAGATCGAAGCCGAGAAGATCGCCCACCTGATCGCGGACGTGCTCGACGCGCCGGAAGACCAGGCGGTGATCGAGCGCGTGCGCGGCCAGGTGGCCGAGCTGTGCGCCCGCTTCCCGGTCTACGGCAAGTGAGCCTTCGGGCGGGCGGCGTTCACTTCGCCGCCCGCCCGGGCATCCAGCGCCGGCACCTGCCATGAAGTGCCCCTTCTGCGGCGATCCCAACACCCAGGTCACCGACACTCGCGAGAACGAGGACGGGGACGTCGTTCGCCGACGCCGGCGCTGCCCGAAGTGCGACAAGCGTTTCACCACCTATGAGCGCATCGATCTCAAGATGCCGCACATCGTCAAGCGCAACGGCAACCGTACCGAATTCGACCACGCCAAGCTCGCCGGCAGCATGCAACTCGCGCTGCGCAAGCGCCCGGTGACCACCGAGGCGCTGGAAGCGGCGGTAGACCGCATCGAGGCCCGCCTGCTGTCCATGGGCGAACAGGAAGTGCCGAGCGAGAAACTCGGCGAGCTGGTGATGAAGGAGCTGAAGAAGCTCGACAAGGTGGCCTACATCCGCTTCGCCTCGGTGTATCGCAACTTCGCCGACGTGGATGAATTCTCGGATGTGATCCGTGAGGTCCAGACCCGCCCGCGACGCGGACGCAAGGGGCAACCCGAGCAGCCCGATCCCGAGCATGACCTTTTCGGCAACTGACCACGCAATGATGGCCCGCGCCCTGGCGCTGGCCGAACGCGGGCTGGAGACGACCACCCCCAATCCGCGCGTAGGTTGTGTGTTGGCCAGGAACGGCGAGATCGTCGGCGAAGGCTGGCACGAACGCGCCGGCGAACCGCACGCCGAGGTCCATGCGCTACGCGCCGCCGGCGAGCGGGCGCACGGCGCCACCGCCTACGTCACGCTGGAGCCCTGCTCGCACCACGGGCGCACCCCGCCATGTGCCGACGCCCTGGTCGCGGCCGGCGTCGCGCGCGTAATCGCGGCAATGGAAGACCCCAATCCGCAGGTCGCCGGCAAGGGCCTCGCCCGCCTGCGCGCCGCCGGCATCGACACCGCAGCCGGACTGCTGCAGGCGCAGGCCCATGAACTCAACATCGGCTTCATCTCGCGCATGACCCGCGGCCGCCCCTGGCTGCGGATGAAGACCGCCTCCACCCTGGACGGCAAGACGGCGCTCAACAACGGAGTCAGCCAGTGGATCACCGGCGAGGCCGCGCGGCAAGACGGCCACCGCTGGCGTGCGCGTGCCTGCGCCGTGCTCACCGGCATCGGCACGGTGCGCGCCGACGACCCCCAGCTGTCGGTACGCGCGGTGCCCTGCAGCCGCCAGCCGCTGCGGGTGCTGGTCGACGCCCGCCTTGAGGTATCCCCCGAGGCGCGCATCCTTGCCGGCGGACACTGCCTGATCGCCACCGCGACGGACGATGCCGAAAGAACCGCGGCCCTGCGCGAGCGCGGCGCGGAGTTGCTCCGCCTGCCCGACGCCGCCGGCAAGGTCGACCTCCCTGCGCTGCTGCAGGAATTGGGCCGGCGCG
Coding sequences within it:
- the nrdR gene encoding transcriptional regulator NrdR, giving the protein MKCPFCGDPNTQVTDTRENEDGDVVRRRRRCPKCDKRFTTYERIDLKMPHIVKRNGNRTEFDHAKLAGSMQLALRKRPVTTEALEAAVDRIEARLLSMGEQEVPSEKLGELVMKELKKLDKVAYIRFASVYRNFADVDEFSDVIREVQTRPRRGRKGQPEQPDPEHDLFGN
- the ribD gene encoding bifunctional diaminohydroxyphosphoribosylaminopyrimidine deaminase/5-amino-6-(5-phosphoribosylamino)uracil reductase RibD, whose product is MTFSATDHAMMARALALAERGLETTTPNPRVGCVLARNGEIVGEGWHERAGEPHAEVHALRAAGERAHGATAYVTLEPCSHHGRTPPCADALVAAGVARVIAAMEDPNPQVAGKGLARLRAAGIDTAAGLLQAQAHELNIGFISRMTRGRPWLRMKTASTLDGKTALNNGVSQWITGEAARQDGHRWRARACAVLTGIGTVRADDPQLSVRAVPCSRQPLRVLVDARLEVSPEARILAGGHCLIATATDDAERTAALRERGAELLRLPDAAGKVDLPALLQELGRRGLNEVHVEAGFGLNGSLLREGCVDELLMYFAPMLVGEAAQGLFRLPELAALDRALRLKLVDLRAVGEDFRLIARPGR
- the glyA gene encoding serine hydroxymethyltransferase; this translates as MFSSQDTLAKVDPELWAAVQAENRRQEDHIELIASENYVSCAVMEAQGSQLTNKYAEGYPGKRYYGGCEHVDVVEQLAIDRLKALFGAEAANVQPNSGSQANQAVLMAFAKPGDTIMGMSLAEGGHLTHGMPLNMSGKWFNVVAYGLDEKEEIDYEAMEALAREHKPKIIIAGASAYSLRIDFERFAKVAKEVGAIFWVDMAHYAGLIAAGYYPNPVPHADVVTSTTHKTLRGPRGGIILMRAEHGKAINSAIFPGLQGGPLEHVIAAKAVAFKEAATPGFRNYQEQVIANARVMARVLGEERGLRIISGRTESHVFLVDLRSKNITGKAAEALLGSAHITVNKNSIPKDPEKPFVTSGIRIGSPAMTTRGFTEIEAEKIAHLIADVLDAPEDQAVIERVRGQVAELCARFPVYGK